CGAATTAAACCACATGCTCCACCGCTTGTGCGGGCCCCCGTCAATTCCTTTGAGTTTCAACCTTGCGGTCGTACTCCCCAGGTGGATTACTTAACGCTTTCGCTTAGTCGCTAACAGTATATCGCTAACAACGAGTAATCAACGTTTACGGCGTGGACTACCAGGGTATCTAATCCTGTTTGATCCCCACGCTTTCGTGCCTCAGCGTCAATAGTGGCTTTGTGAGCTGCCTTCGCAATCGGTGTTCTATGACATATCTAAGCATTTCACCGCTACATGTCATATTCCGCCCACATCAAACACATTCAAGATCAACAGTATCAATGGCAGTTCCGCAGTTAAGCTGCGGGCTTTCACCACTGACTTATCAATCCGCCTACGCACCCTTTAAACCCAATGAATCCGGATAACGCTCGGGTCCTTCGTCTTACCGCGGCTGCTGGCACGAAGTTAGCCGACCCTTATTCTTATGGTACATTCAGCCTCCTACACGTAGGAGGGTTTATTCCCATACAAAAGCAGTTTACAACCCATAGGGCCTTCTACCTGCACGCGGCATGGCTGGATCAGTCTTGCGACCATTGTCCAATATTCCTTACTGCTGCCTCCCGTAGGAGTCTGGTCCGTGTCTCAGTACCAGTGTGGGGGTTAGTCCTCTCAGATCCCCTAGACATCGTCGCCTTGGTGAGCCGTTACCTCACCAACTAGCTAATGTCGCGCATGCTCATCTATAACCGTCGGAACTTTAATCGTTGAGAGATGCCCCTCTGCGATTTTATGGGGGATTAATTCGAATTTCTCCGAGCTATACCCCAGTTATAGGTAGATTGCATACGTGTTACGCACCCGTGCGCCGGTCGCCGGCATGTATTGCTACACCCGCTGCCCCTCGACTTGCATGTATTAGGCCTGCCGCTAGCGTTCATCCTGAGCCAGGATCAAACTCTCCATTGTAAGTTTGATTTGGCGTCCCCACGGGGGGGGACAATTTTTACCAGGTTATCACTACTCCTTCACGACTCGGTGAAGTGAGTGATAATACATTACTTCCTAATTTAATTTTGGCCTTTCCCAATCTTTCAAAGAACTTTCTGATATTAATATCCGGCGAACCGGCGAATCAGTCAAGCTGTATTAAGAACGTGTTCCGTTTTCTTTTTGTTTGTCGAAACGGGCTGCAAAAGTACAACCAATTTCGTTATCTCCAAACTTTTTTCGATTTTTTTTCGAAGAAGTTTTTCAACCTTTCTGTCGAAACGGGCTGCAAAAGTACAACCAATTTTGACACCTCCAAACTTTTCTGAAAAAATTTTTCTTTCGAAGAACGTTGGTTTCTTTTATTGAAACGGGCTGCAAAAGTACAACCGATTTCGAAACCACCAAACTTTTTTTGATTTATTTTTCAGCGTTTTCGTGTTTGAAAGAACGTTTTGTCGAAAACGGGCTGCAAAGATACAGAGTTTAATTTTTAATCTGCAAATCTTTTTTCAAAGATTTTTTTCTGTGGCCTTTGCAAACCTTGATGAACCGCGTCTTAAAGAACGTTCCGTTGTTGAACGGGGCTGCAAAAGTAGCGGGAGTTCTGATACCTGCAAGCACTACAGGTTCTTTTTTTCATAGTGATTACCCAGTATGCTGATTTACAGCCTATTTAATTTTAACACCCTATTGCGTTAAGGTGTACTTAATGCTACCGGCAGAATCTTTCCATTGAAATACTTATGTCCGTTTAAGGCGAACCAGCCCACATACTCAGCCATTTCCGCAGCAGACAGCGGAGCCTGATAGCCCGGGAATGCATTTTCAAGCATTTCGGTTTGTGCCGCACCAAGTGCGAGGCAGTTTACACTGATATTATACGATTTGAATTCCTCGGCGAGTAATTCGGAAAGGTTTGCAAGTGCTGCTTTAGATGAGCTGTAGGCTGAAAGTCCGGGGAATTTGGCGCTGCCCTGCACACCGCCCATACTACTGATGTTTACTATATGTGCTTTTCCGGGGGCGGCGTCAAGTAAGGGCAGCATCAGTTGCATAAGTCTGAAAGGCCCAAACACATTGACCTGATAGATGTGGGTCAGTTCTTCATGGGTAATTTCAGTGAAGGGTTTATTAAGTAATGCGCCTGCATTATTAATTAGTACATCAAGATGTGGCACTATTGTACCAATCCGCTCACTGAATGAATTGGCCGAATAATGATCAGTAAGATCAAGCGGCAAGGTATGTATGGCCGCGCCGGGGGTATTTCCGTCAATTTCCGCAGTGAGGCGGCGTAATCCGGTAATGTTTCGTGAGGCTGCAATAACGTTGTGCCCTTGTGCGGCAAGCTGAGCTGCAAGCTGTGCACCAATACCTTTGCTGGCTCCTGTAATAAGTATATTCATTTGATGAACCGGAATTGACCGGCACAGCGAAGTTAAAGTTCCGCGGGCAAAACGTATAAATTAATCGGTCTTTTAACTGGCGCTTCTGCAATTTGGCTTGGCCTTTGTACCTTTAGCGTTATGAAACGTATATATTTTATTCTTGTGCTGCTTTTAGCAGTTGTATGTACCGGATTGAATGCACAAACCTTGGGCGACGAAACGGAAGAGTACCGTTCGCCGCTTATGGATAAGCTGGTGGTTGGTGGAAACGTGGGTTTGCAGTTCGGGAATTTAACTTACATCGATGCTTCACCCATGGTAGGATATAAACTATTTGAACGTGTACACGCAGGTGTTGGCGGTACTTACCGTTATTACCGCCAGCGTGTTCCGCAAAGTTCATCAATTTTGCGTGCCAATATTATTGGCGGAAGTATTTGGGCCAGGGGCTATATTTTCGGGAATTTATTTGTGCATGGTGAGTACGAGGGTTTACGTTTTGAAGCAATTGGCGGCACCCGTCGCCGGGCAATTTTACTGAATTATGCACTGGTGGGAGGCGGTTATACCCAGCAATTCGGTCCGAGGCTGTCGGCTATGGCTACTTTTCTTTTTCCGGTTTACAGTCGCAGCACAATCCCCAACTACACAATTTACGTCAATACGGTAATACGTGTAGGTGTGATGTTTGAATTTGGCGGCATAAACCGGTAATAAACGGGCATTGCCTTTTTGTTATATTGCTGAACCAAAACCAATATTCAGCAATTTCCCATGCGTAAGCTTTTTCTGTTTCTGGCATTATTTATGCCAGCAATTTCATTGCGTGCTATTGAAGATCAATTGCCGGTAAATGCCTATGCGGCATACTTTGACGAAGCTTATTCACGCTATCCGCTATTGAAGCGAGGTTCGCTTGAAGCGGTGGCATTTGTAAATACGCGGTTTCAGCATCTGGATGCATCTGTACCGGAAAGCTGCACGGGTATGCCGCGTGCCTGGAGTGTAATGGGGTTGATTGAAGACGGTAAGGGATGGTTTACCCCCACTCTTCAAATCATTGCAAAAACGGCACACTGCACACCAGAGCAAATAAAAACAGATCCGCGTACGGCTATTCTCGCTTATGCAGCAGCACTTGACAGCCTGATGAGCAAGAATGCAAATGGCAATGCAATCAGCCCCGAATATTACCTGCTGAACATGCAGTTTTTAAATGAGTTTCCGCAACGCTTAAACACTTTGGAAATGCACATGGGCGCAGATGCGGCTG
The window above is part of the Bacteroidota bacterium genome. Proteins encoded here:
- a CDS encoding SDR family oxidoreductase, whose protein sequence is MNILITGASKGIGAQLAAQLAAQGHNVIAASRNITGLRRLTAEIDGNTPGAAIHTLPLDLTDHYSANSFSERIGTIVPHLDVLINNAGALLNKPFTEITHEELTHIYQVNVFGPFRLMQLMLPLLDAAPGKAHIVNISSMGGVQGSAKFPGLSAYSSSKAALANLSELLAEEFKSYNISVNCLALGAAQTEMLENAFPGYQAPLSAAEMAEYVGWFALNGHKYFNGKILPVALSTP